One Neoarius graeffei isolate fNeoGra1 chromosome 9, fNeoGra1.pri, whole genome shotgun sequence genomic window, ATTGACATAATTTGATCTGGCAACGTATACCCCGTTATATTGAAAATGTTCattcgttcgttcattcattcattcaagtgtCAACTAactaattgaggtttttcacccacgtgaccaagtcatgtgatgcatcgttaggctgccagtttggacgtcacggctcgaatcagtttgaatgtgaggaaggcaacaaacgaaaaacatgaaagaaaaaggagcgagatgcagaaaacaccttcactatccagcgacgtagggcatttacagggcgagcagagggagagggatttgtaaaaattgaggttagcaggcttagagaacgacgtttacctgcttccaccaggattgttcactgacgtacggaagtccacgaagccctcgtctttacctgacttcggcccacatgacctgtacacctatgtcgttaaaaacccatcgccatacacaggtattaatctgaaagcgtataagagtttggatgcctacaaatattttgtgtcaggctgggtaacatgcctacatcagtgggtcgtccctggagccggtggtcgccatcttattacagctaaggtttgttcacattttcatttactttcggtcctcaggataaacaaaatgttattaaatgtcattgaaataacttcttagtctgttgagacatggcccgttataaatttgctgttaccaggcaatgaccaagaactgtattattagggtcggtgtagttgtagcagtgtactagcagctagctgttagcactagctaatgtcaacaacagtagctagtatgttactatagcaatgtttacgttcagtcatttggatgactgttaaaacctttcagtctcaagtttttcctttactgtatttactagtttactgagctagcgcgctcgggcaagctgggagctagcgcgctcgggcaggctgggagctagcgcgctcaggcAGGCTAgaagctagctcccagcctgcccgagcgcgctagctcagtaaactagtaaatacagtaaaggaaaaacttgagactgaaaggttttaacagtcatccaaatgactgaatgtaaacattgctacagtaacatactagctactatgttgttgacattagctagcttgaccttcaaaatggcagacaccggggcgtcacatgacccggtgacgtcaggtgaaaaacctcaatacaaaCATTGATAGACTTgtctttattttcatttttagctGATCAGAAGAAGTTTGCAGGTCTGGGTATACTTGCAGAAATAtagtgccctgtcacactacgacgttctcaccagcgttcgagtaacgtgttgcgaaacgcagaggaacgtcgagaacgttagaaaaaagttacaagaaagttagacgagcgtcggcaaacgttggggaacgtcggcgaacgctgagggtgaaaaatagttttgggtgtgcacaaaaattcaggacgttctatcaaaacgctacttacacgttagaggaacgttacacgaaagtttgcgggcgttactcgaacgttactcgaaagtcaggacgttccctggacgctaggcggacgccggcccatcagggtcgagtgtccagcgcgtgcctagcgcttgggtaacgcttgcctaacgcctgtgtaacgtccatcgaacgtctgtccagcgtgtcgccaacgtttttcagcgttcgtcagcgttcgccgagcgttcttaacgctcatgtaacgttctttcaacatctttctaacgtctgtcagcgttctgaatttttccagcgtctgtgtaacgtccagaacattacctggacgcaaggcagacgctacccaaacgctatgataacgctatcaaagcgctgtggacgctatgagaacgctaggttttgctgctattttggaccacaaacgttgcctgacactgagggaacgttgactgagcgttacccaagcgttacaagacatcgttgacctagaaacttaatttgaagaacgtcgacgttccccggcgtttctcaaatttttaaaaacgcaaccaaacgtcgaacaaaacgctatagtgtgacagggccataCCTAGTGATGGCAGTGAGTACTGCAGACTGTGAGAGGGGATTTTCATGCATGAAACGAGTGAAGACTGATTAGCGTTCATCTCTGACCACAGTCCAACTGAATCGCCTCCTGTATTTAACCCTGGAAGGCCCTAGTCTTGGCCAGTTTGATGCCCACTCTGCTGTTACCAGGTGGTGGAATTCTGGTCAGCGTTCTAGACGTCCTGGTTTCACCGTCTGGGAAGGCTGGCAGTCTCAGCCGACTGAGGAGGAACTAGAACAAGAGCTGGAGGAGGTCGAGCGCCAGATCGAGGAGAGAAGGGCTGAGTTTACCAAAGTCTCAGATGACCATCAAGACACACTTAGTGACACCATGGCAGCAGGATGTGCACGCATTTTAGATGAGTGTGGAAGAGGAAAGCTATTGCACTAAACTATAAACCTTAAATTGACTTTATTGCTATTTCAGTGCAGTGCACATTTtcagaagcaaaaacattttatatatttatttcaatttgatTTGACTGTTTTTGAGTCCATTGCTGGTAATTTGGACTGAGTTACTGTCTTTTGTCAGTATTGTTTTCAGGTACAAAATCAAAATATAAGTTGTGATAATCTTGAGAAGGCTCTTTTTAATTTTAGGGGCGGTTATTATTTATGGGGGAATCAATGATCATAGTGCATTATAAACTGTatgaaatgtggtggcccgaatgcgagTACCGtgcgcattcgggccaccacattttgggccagtaacttttcaattccactggcccaatgggccaccagtggtaaatgcttaatgtctaggcctggcacctcagcccaaggccgccccacgtcaacctaactgcatgtctttggattgtgggggaaaccagagcacccagaggaaacccacacggagagaacatgcaaacaccacacagaaaggccctcgccagctgctgggtttgaacctggaaccttcttgctgggaggcaactgtgctaaccactacactaccgcacCGCCCATAGTTAAGAGGAAAGTGCCAAAAACTTCAGCAAAAAGTGGTTTCTTACCTCAATATGTGCTTTCCTGTCCACAAATGGGGTCAGACGCTTAGactgtgtagctgcaggcttttccGAGGCCTGTAAGTAAACAGGGCTAATGCCAGACGTCAAATCTTGTTTTTGTGCATCTTCCCAGCGATGAGTGAAAAAATTACTCGGCCGTTGATGATTTGACTGCTTTTCATACAGTTTCCGTGCATGTCCTTTTGTTTTGATATGGTCGACCAGGGCAACGCAAACACGATCAGCACAGTTAGTCTCTGCATCACACAAGACGCACCTGCATTTTCCAGCAATGTCAACTTTCTGGTAATATTCACCCACAGTGGTGTCCATTTCTTTAACGTTATAAACGACTTTTAACAGTTTTGAACACCATTCCCAATTCCATTTCACTCTGCACCCACTATCAACTTCCCTTGCTCGGTTTTCTTCTTTTAGATCAATAATTTTTGCCATTGTTCAAAATATTCACTTCCTAACTTTGAAATGCGGTTACCACGTTGTAAACAAGCAAGAACGAGCTACAATATATTCGCATTGCCGATTGTCTACATTACTAACGCTTGACACGTTTTCTTCCAATCACGAACCTCGTTACACACGCGTAATCGGAGTCGAGGTCAGTCCATAAAACACGGGATCGGATGCAAAATAGCAAATATTACTTTTGCATGTTTACCGCAAGTCAACGCCTCTCCCGATTTTTGAGTATTTTGGCATttcacaaaaactaaaaaaatttATTCAAATCCGCGAATTTTCGCGGATCTGCAACCAAATAGCATGCctggtaaacaaaaacacatctgaggactgaagcatctcctgaacttcaaaacatcacgggATAATGGAAAATAGAGAGAAAagtgatttgtgaatccaaacaaaataaatcaggggaatttacaaacctttcccaAAGTGATTGCTGCAGACTTGTGCTGTTTGACTCCACCCCCTTCCACTGCagcaaaaggttcaagagccacctttctcatcttttggtaaaatcctttgctctttcaccctttatcacttcaggGGGAAccaggaagaaacttttatcacttTCACAATTTATTTGATTTGAGGAGAGCAAAACACCACAagtgtagggcattttaatgactagcaaggcgccccagtgatagtaacgctttgtgaacagtgagcttaactGACcaacacttcatgtcttgcatatctaataagGTGGATGTGACATTGGATGCAACCCACCTATTCCAGCACACAGACTGGAGTGTGTTTGCTGCCCAAACCACCACAAACACTAATGTTGACATACACCAACTCTGTCCTGGAACACAATAATTGCACTGTTCGAACACCAGAGATGCAACAGGCACAACCCATGTAGAGAGACCTCCACAATTACTggaaccccttgtaaagattagccaaaaggtttaaaaaaaaaataaaaataaaaatccaccgtttggtgaagtcgcttcatctcacttcTCATTTATCGAAATAAATGcccatccatcctctgtagccacttatcctgttctacagggccacaggcaagctggagcctatcccagctgactatgggtgagaggcagggtacaccctgaacaagtcaccaggttatcacagggctgacacagagacaaccatccacacacgcacacactcccacctacggtcaatttagtcaccagttaacctaacctgcatgtctttggactgtgggggaaaccggaggaaacccacgcaaacacagggagaacacgcaaactctgcacagaaaggcccttgccagccactgggcttgaacccaggaccttcttgctgtgaggcgccagtgcttaccactacaccaccgtgccacctgaaacatatattcagagaaaaacaaatccctcaaagTATTTTCAATGAAAATATGTGCCACTATTAAGATTtcacagttgggatcaggttctactcattatagccacccttctttttacatcaaacccaccctgagtgtttgttgccaaaaagccccATTATCGTTCCATCAGACCAGTGAACACTGGTCCAGTCAAAGCTGcagtagcgtttcacaaacttcaggcgctCATGtccgtggttaactgacagaaaatacttttctggaaccttccaaataatctgttggcatgaagGTGCCAACATCTGATGGGGGTTTTGGAGaggccaagattttttttttacctaaccCCATCCTCCTCACTATATGTGGGGGCAAAATACACTCAGGccctcttccaggtgagtttgtaacagttccagttggtgtccattttattattgctctaacagtagaaatggacatttgcaGGGGAGTTAtttaccattccctgacttatggtcAACACacttccctcatttggtttgtgtttctcttatctttcccatgttggattTTTTCTTAAGTGCACTATTTTCTCTTCTCAACAGTTAACACAATCTGGACCCTTCATAActgacagcttggtctttaatctagattcgaatctgccaacagcaggagcattttaatGTCCTctaggagttggttccatagttgTACTGTATagccatagtagctaaaagctgcttcaccacactaacAGATGTAACACACTAAACCATGTACAATGTTAACACAAACCTAAAACATGAACAAAATTTGACTAAAAGGTACATTTACCATGCATCAGGGCGAAAGTTCAGCTTGAACATGCAAAGAAAATCCTTACTTGAAACTGCATCATGTTCAATAATGGAGTCTAAAATCTGTCCACTGTTGTATATTGAGagcaaaatatccaaaagttgctTCATAATTTATATGAAGCTACAGCATAGTAATTCTGAAAGTCAGTCACTGCTCTCCTGGAGGGGTTGTCCAATTCTTATCTATACACAGCCATCATCTGACCAAGTTACACTGCATGTTCAGGACAATTAAGCTACTTTTGGGAATTGGCTCCACCCAGTGGAGGTTATGGCTCAGTGCACTACATTGTTAAACCCTCTTCAGCGTGGAATACTGCTATTAAAggacatattctggaccaatttcaagtagctttttttttttaaacatatgaaagcatgtccctttacactcAACCATAAGGGTAATTTtgtacaaggccatctgtctacagcacgggggggggggggggggaggagaagaGACCCcacacacatctggaaaaatcccaagggagtctggagcctgaGTCATGAGGTTATCTGCAGAAGCACGAGCTTTGCACAGTacaagtgcacagcctgtgtagaccaagcgctcacatttctgtctggtcttttggaaaactatggggtactaatcccatcaagatttgtgttgctacaccctacaatacatctgttcaccattttaGTAATTACATAACattgaaatttgcagaaaaccaccaggtcgttttctcaaaccagcactgatgtaggattcagagggaggagtCCCACAGATaactgatttttgtgaaatgtttgCCGTGAAATCCAAATCCCAAGTTTTCAGaggcaaatggcttgatttcaaccaagtttctctggtattgcacaaggtttaaaaaaaaaaaaaagaaacccctcaCTGCAGAATGTtacatatttgaccaaagtttaatataaaataggagaattacattgatcttgctcctgaatttacccatgatacgcCCTTTAAAACCCCAACCATGGAAAgaaaaacaaagttagaattatgCAGTTACAGCTTACCTGCAGGTATTTCCTTTACACATTTATTCCTAGAGGCATAGGCCAGTAATCTGATTATTTACAACACCAACAAATAAAAGGACTTCCATACCGCCACAACACAGGTCTGTGCCCATCTcagtatttattcatttaaaTGGTCAGTGTTTAATCCTCCACATGAGAATGAGAGATTACAGACAGGAAGATACTCTCGTTTCAACTCATAGGGTTAATGATGGAGGGTCTGCTGATCAGTGCAGAGGCAGTTTTAACTCCTTCCTCCCAGGGTGTGTTTATCAAACAGGTACTCAGCCATACGGTTGTTGGCGGCATCCATCTTTGTGAGGTTGGTGATGTGGTCACCCAGTTTTTTTATGGTCTCCACCTGCTCATTCAGGTAGTGAGACTCCAGGAAGTCACAGAGCTGATGGACAATGAAGAAAACGGATGCAATAAGTAGAGCAGTCTCACCCTCAACAGCCAACAGGAATCATGATCAGTTTAACATTCTCTCAGCACTCACATGAGGATCTCCATTATCAGTAGCGAGCTTGTGCAGGTCCAGCAGAGCCTGGTTCACAGTCTTCTCCAGCTGCAGAGCACACTGCATGGCCTCCAGTCCACTGCCCCACTCATCACGCTCTGGTTTCTGAAAGGGCACACACCTgattatagacccttcccacatgatgtcacgacaaacgcggccaccattttggacatgaactaccagtagtctaccacagccaacaaacgAGGAACGATGgcaaagcatcgaaaggaatatagccatcaaagaaagtttttactttcagcaagacttccatcatgccattgtattgtgcacctggatgtagtaaccaacacacaaggcaagatttatcattttatcggatcccgacagatgctgaccgacggagaagatggatggtctctaaaatattggcaaaatgatgtttgacataatcgtgtgtaacgggaagcatttgcatatccgaagtgttgtgtttacatcaaagataaaataaaccgacatgacaacgactgctgctgccaggttggggacacaaactagtagaaaggaagtgtgccaacagacttcctttgtggtcgattctgctttaaggtaagatgcatttaattattcgtctgctgtgggtttggaatcagtAGCCTGACCAAtgtgttcatgtttgtggtgccatttgtttgttgacacgtgttgaaatggaagattggttgttgacatgatttccagtgatgctttggtgctgctgtggatcagatgtgttgagcagCCTGACTTTTTCCTTGTGTGTGGCATCATTgacgacgcgaggttgttttttgaacatgccaatgtggacacgatttcccctgaggagttatgacttcagatgcgatgcttGTGTGGAGTCCGCATGATGTGTGcggaagataggcttctcatgcgtttggagatccgcactctgagacaagtgcaagccccccccaagggaaaaaaaggggacccccaaaaatatcagcatagtttgaacactgggttggagaaagtagtgGAAAATAGTGAGtgtacaaaccatagaaggtaaactgtacacagcgccagggcagtgtgatggtatgtctacttttagattctgTTAGCTCATCAATGAACACACGTCactcgagtttcacgtctttatgaCGGATACTtaagtgtgttaggtattattgctgcagtctaagcagtcattgtagcagctagatgagtgagaaccgaaagggtctgtgccataaaccgttatttcttcatgtccaaaatggtggtcgcgtttacgaaggtcatgtgagtgggaagggtcaatagcACACATTACAAACACCTTCAGGTCTGATTTAGGATCAGAGCTCAGGTCATTCTAAATCCTCACAGCAGGAACCAGCAATTTTTAAAAGCCATCTTCATTTGAGGACCACTGTTCTGTAGCTTAGATCACTATAGAAGCTTAAACAGCCACACATTTTAAACAATTAAGAGATCACCTACATATTCTCAAAGAGTTTTAAAGTGATGCTAAGAACGGGGATCCCTGGGTGTGGCCACTTGCACTGTGGCCACTTGCACTGAAACCACAGTCTTCCCATTCAGACACCGTTTACCCCTGACAGAACCATAAAATTAAGGCTCATCATTTCAACCCTCTCAGGTCATCAGCTTCTCTAcctgagaaagctaaaaccttaaGGGTCAATTTAAAATAAAATCCCTCATGAGGGAGGAAAACAGTGCTGACTAAGCAGTTTGTTCTCCCATCAGCCAATCTATAATCTCACCGCATTAAAGCTCTCACACACATCCGCGCTAAAGACCATGAGATTTTTCTCTAAAACCTGAGCTCAAGTTGTTTTCCTCCTCCAGTAAACTTCACAGCTTCATATCCGACACCGGGGGCATTTAATCATGGAGTCACCACTTCAGCACATTCACTGCCCCAAACAGCGCGACACTGAACATCCCCACGCTCTAACGGGGCTACAAGTCACATTCACACACATGTGACCTTTAACCCCGAAACGCACCCGAAAGCCCCGCACTGCTGCTGGCGGAGCGCCTCCTCCTGAGAGTCAGATACAGGGATGAGAAATAAAGCGCTGCGCTCTCACCTTGACGTCCTGGAGGAAAACGCGGCCGCCTCTCTTGTTCTGGAAGGACACAAACTTCTCCGCGTGCTCGCGCTCCTCGTGCGCGTTCTCTCTGAAGAAACGCGCGAAACCCTCGAGCGCGACGTCATCGCGAGTAAAGTAGCAGGCCTGAGGTAAAATAATAATGTAAACAACCGAGCCGTAAAGCACAGAAACACATCCCACACCCTCTCCGCCAGCTCTCCACCTCCAACCCCaccgcactcacacacactctgagcTCCTCACCATGGAGGTGTAGGTGTAGGAGGAGTAAAGCTCCAGGTTCACCATCTTGTTAACGGCGGCCTCGCAGTCGCGGTGGTAGTTCTGACGGATCTGAGAAGTCTCCATTTCGGCTGGTTTtaaaacgcaaaaaaaaaaataacaaacctTCTGTTAAACGCCGAATAATAAACAGAATGCGAGCAGGAAGCCGTTCCGTTCAATCACTGTTAAAGCAAGAACCTCCTTCCAGATCTGTGCGGGGAACCGACCGCCTTCTCATTTATTCTCACTGTGGCAACGTGACGCAGAgacaatcagccaatcacataggaGAATTTAACCACGCAGTAGGCGGGGTAAAGCCAGATTGGCTAATACAGACTGGTACTGACAAAGTCGTCAGTTTATTTGTTTCGCACTTTGACCAACagaaattgtcgcaaagcagcttcacgaAAAAATATTGATTGATCGATCGATTGATTGTTAAAATTGTATAAACATGATATAATAACATAATAAACTATAATACAATAAAGTGCAAGCACTTATTTATATGGTGGTCCAAAAGGAGTTACATGATCAACATGGGAGCAAAAGTTAAAGTTTAAAAGACTTAactttaattttatccctaataaattgatTTATCCCTTATGAGCAGGTCTGAGGCGACGGTGGCGAGGAGAAATTCCCTCAGCCGACAGTAAAATAGTCAGGAAAAGTTTTGTCCCTGAGTGAAGTGTGATGCAGCAGTTTTGTTCCTGTGCTGTGTGAAACCCACAACGAGGACTATCAAGCTCTGGTTTGAGGGTGCTGATTCCACTCTCCAGCATCAATAGGTCGTATTCAGTcgcgtacagtggatataaaattgTACAGATTAgattcgattcgattcgattagattagattagattagattagatagaactttattgatccctttggggtgCCTGGGGACTGGTGAAACACGACTGAGAAGTGATCACAGCTCACTGTAACTGCACGGCCAGGGAAGCAGTTTCGTGCTTGTGAGCTCTGTCTTTGTGTTTCAGTGGATGATCTCGATTATCTTATCTCTCTAATTAAAcgtaggagcccaatctacagCATTGTCCCTGTAAATATTTTGTTTTATCAGGACGTCCTAGCAAAATGAAAGCATGCACATTAGTTTACAAGATGACAAAtgacgatcaaacagtaaaccaGGCATGCCACTGGGgatatctaaaaaaaaagaatgtcaaGCCAGGGGGTGTGGGGGCAGGCTACGCCCCCACTGGGGTGCAGGGGCAACGCCCCGCTGGGGGGTCAAGGGTGCCGAAGCCAAGACCTTTCCACAGAATTCATAGCACATatttaaaaatttgagaaaactTTTAGAATAAAATGCATGCAAACTTTCAAATTACAAGAACATCATTTTTCACACTTTCAAGAAATCTCATGACCACTGAGGGGTATTTCATCTGACTGGCTCCACTCCTCTGACTAGTGGAGGGCTACTAAAACTTATCAAACATCATGACCATGTTTGATAAGTTTATTTTCAGTAAA contains:
- the LOC132891113 gene encoding ferritin, middle subunit-like, which translates into the protein METSQIRQNYHRDCEAAVNKMVNLELYSSYTYTSMACYFTRDDVALEGFARFFRENAHEEREHAEKFVSFQNKRGGRVFLQDVKKPERDEWGSGLEAMQCALQLEKTVNQALLDLHKLATDNGDPHLCDFLESHYLNEQVETIKKLGDHITNLTKMDAANNRMAEYLFDKHTLGGRS